From Candidatus Methylomirabilota bacterium:
TGGGCGATGACCGGGCGGAGGGTGCCGTTGCGCAGTCCCTCCACGAGGGCGGCGTGGATGCCGGCGAGCTGGAGCGGGCTGGCGTGGTAGAGCGCCATGCCCAGGATGGCCGCGTCCTTGTTCATGGCCAGGCGGGCGTTGATCTCGACCGTGCCGCGGTTGCCGATGACGACGATGCGCCCGCGCATGGCGATGACGCCGAGGTCCTTCTGGAGATTTGCGTTGGCCAGCATCTCCATGATGATGGCCGGCCCCTGCCCGCCGGTGAGCCGGACGCACTCGTCGAGGTAGCCCGGGGCGCCGTGGTCGAGCACGTGGTGGGCGCCCTGCTCGAGCACCATGCGCCGGCCCCGCTCGGTGCCCGCGGTCCCGATCACGGTGAGGCCGCGCGCGCGCGCAAGCTGCACGGCGCCGATGCCCACGCCGCCGCTGGCGCCGTGGACGAGGACGGTCTCGCCCGCCTCGGCGTGCGCGCGATGGAAGAGCGCGTGGTAGGCCGTGGCGTAGGGGACGTTCATCGCCGCCCCCTGCGCGAAGCTGGCGTTGGCGGGCAAGGGATGCACCTGGCCCTGGTCGCAGAGGCAGAACTCGGCGTAGGCGCCGCTCACCGTACCGCCCACGTAGACGCGATCGCCGACCTTCACGGCCGTTACCCCGGGGCCGACCGCCTCCACAACCCCCGCCGCATCCGCGCCCGGCGTATAGGGCAGCTTGGGCCCGCGTTTGTCGGTGTTCGCGCGCAGGTAGGTGTCCACGGGGTTCACGCCGACGGCGTGGTTGCGCACGAGGACCTGGTTCGGCCCCGGCTGGGGCGTCGACACCTCCTCCACCTTCAAGACGGAGGGGCCGCCGTACTCGGAGACGCGGATCGCCTTCATGATGATGACTCCTTTCAAAGCCGACCGCCTCGCAGGCTGATGAACTCGCCGGTGAGGTAATCGGGCGCCTCGGCAACGAGGAACCGTACCACACGGGCGACTTCCTCCGGCCTGCCGAAGCGCCCGATGGGGAACTGGGCCAACACACGCGCGCGCGCCGCGGCATCGGGGGCGACCGCATCCAGCATCTCGGTCTCGATGACCGACGGCAGCACCGCGTTGACCGCGATCCCCTCGCGGGCCAGCTCGCGGGCCGCCTTGACCGTGAGCGCGAGCATTCCCGCCTTGCTGGCCGCGTAGTGCGCGCCGATGGCCCCGCCCGTGTGCGCCGCGCCCGAAGAGATGTTCACGATCCGTCCTCCACCGGCCGCCTGGAGCCGCGGAATGGCGGCGCGCATGCAGAAGAATGCGCCGTCCAGATTCACGGCCAGCGTGCGCCGCCAGGTCTCGTCGTCGATGTCGGTCAGCCGATCGACCCGCCGGCCGATCCCGGCGTTGTTCACCAGGGCGTCGAGGCGACCGAATCGCTCGTCGACGGCCGCGAACATCCGCGCCACAGCCGCGGCGTCGCTGACGTCCGCCTGCAAGGCGACCGCCGTCCCGCCCCCGGCGGTGATGGCGGCCGCTGTGGCGTCGGCATCCCTCCAGCGCGACGCGAAGTTGACTACGACGGCATACCCGGCTGCGGCCAGGGTCTCGGCGATGCTTCGCCCGATACCGCGCGAGCCTCCGGTCACCAGCGCCACCTTGCTCATGACCGTCGAGTATACGTCTTCGCCCATGCCCGCCGGTCTCGGCCGGCGCGTGGTCGTTCTTCACTTTCCCGCGAGGCCTGCCCGGAGGATACTTGCTCCCGTGGCCCAGGTGACAATCCGCCAGCTGACAGTCGTCGACCGGGGCGCCGCGGTAGACGTGATCAACACCGCCGCGCGCTGGTACCGGGACTTCCTCCCGCCCGATGAGCTCCACGAGTCGGAGATGACGGCTGCCCAGTGGGATGACGAAGCCCGGCGCCTCACCTGGTACGGCGGATTCCTGGACGGCGTCCTGGTCGCCGTGATGGGGCTCGAGTATGCCCGCGACGCGGCGCTCCTGCGCCACGCCTACATCTTGCCGGAGCACCAGCACCACGGCATCGGGCTACGCCTGGCCGAGCACCTGGAGAGCGTGGCGCGGCGGGACGGCGCGGCGCTCGGTATCCGCCGGATCATCGTGGGGACCTACGCGCGGAACTACAAGGCCCGGGGCGCGCTGGAGAAGGCGGGCTACCGCCTCTCGGAGGACTCCGGGGCGATCCTGCGCGAGTACTTCGCCATCCCGGAAGACCGGCTCCGCGCCTCTGTCACCTACGAAAAGCCCACCTAAGGAGAAACCATGTCACGCCGTGCCGAGATCGCCATGTCACCCGAGGAGCTGCGCGCCTTTCTCGACCAGAAGCTCACGCTGACCTGCGCCACCATCGGGTCCAATGGCCGGCCGCACCTCATGCCGCTCTGGTACATCCGCCAGGGCGATGTGATCGCCTGCTGGACCTACGGCGCCTCCCAGAAAGTGAAGAATCTCGAGCGGCTTCCCCAGGCAACCGTGCAGGTGGAGGCGGGAACGACATACCAAGAGCTGCGCGGCGCCATGCTCGACTGCGACGTGGAGATCGTCCGCGGCCGCGAGGCCATCCTCGACATCGGCGTAGCGCTGGCCTACCGCTACGGGCAGGCTCCCGCCGGCGCAGCGCCCGAGTTGGTCCGGGCGGGGGCCGAGAAGAGCGGGGCCAAGCGCGTGGGCCTGCGCTTCCGCCCCACGCGCATCGTCTCGTGGGATCACCGCAAGCTTGGCGGTGGCTACTAGCCTTTGAGACCGCTCACCCGCACGCCTTCGACGATGCGCCGGTTCGCGACCAGGAACACGATGAGAAGCGGCAAGGCGCTCAGCGTGGCGCCCGCCATGATGGGACCGTACGACTCGGAGCTGTAAGCGCTCCGGAGTAGCGCCAGCGCGACGGGCAGCGGGAACATCTCAGGCTTGTTCACCGCGATGAGCGGCCAGAGGAAGTCGTTCCAGGCCGATCGAAACGCGAAGATGGCCAGCGCGCCGAGCACCGGCTGGGAGAGCGGCAGGATGATACGCGTGAAGATCCGCCATGGGCCGGCGCCGTCGATCCGCGCCGCGTCCTCCAGCTCGGTCGGCAGCGTGAGGAAGAACTGGCGGAGGAGAAAGACCCCGAATGCGAAGGTCATCGCGGCCTCCGGGACGATCAGCCCCTGGTACGTGCTCAGCCAGCCCAGGCGCTGCGTCAGGATGTACTGCGGCACGAGGAGGACGGCGTTCGGGATCATGAGGCTTCCCACCAGCAGCGCGAAGATCACGTCGCGGCCGGGGAAGCGCATCCGCGCCAGCGGGTAGGCCGTCGTGGCGCTCGCGAACAATACGACAACGACCGAGCCCAGCGACACGATCGTGCTGTTGAGAAACGCGCGGCCGATGCGCGCGGTCCGCGAGCTGCTGAAGAGAACCTCGCCGTAGTGTGCGAGCGTCGCGGGCCACGGGATCCACTCCGGCGGGACGCGGATGATGTTCGCGGTGGGCTTGAGCGAGGTGACCAGGACCCAGAGGGCGGGCAAGAGCCACAGGATCGCGCAGGCGACCAAGAGCGCGGTCACTATTCCACGGCGCGAGCGCATCGTGTCAGTACTGGGTGTGGCCGCGCAGCAGCCGGAACTGGAGGAGAGAGAAGACCAGGATCACCACGAAGAGCACCCACGCCATCGCGGAGGCCGAGCCGAACTGGAAGAAGTTCTGGAAGGCCGTCTCGTAGAGATGCTGGACCACGGTGCGCGTGGCGTCGCCCGGACCGCCCTGCGTGAGGATGAACACCTGCCCGAAGATTTGGAAGGATCCGATAATGTGCGTGACGAACACGAAGAGGAACACCGGGCGGAGCAGCGGCAGCGTGATGGCCCAGAAGCTCCGCCACCCGCCGGCGCCGTCGAGGGCCGCGGCCTCGTAGAGCTCGCGGGGGATG
This genomic window contains:
- a CDS encoding NADPH:quinone reductase — protein: MKAIRVSEYGGPSVLKVEEVSTPQPGPNQVLVRNHAVGVNPVDTYLRANTDKRGPKLPYTPGADAAGVVEAVGPGVTAVKVGDRVYVGGTVSGAYAEFCLCDQGQVHPLPANASFAQGAAMNVPYATAYHALFHRAHAEAGETVLVHGASGGVGIGAVQLARARGLTVIGTAGTERGRRMVLEQGAHHVLDHGAPGYLDECVRLTGGQGPAIIMEMLANANLQKDLGVIAMRGRIVVIGNRGTVEINARLAMNKDAAILGMALYHASPLQLAGIHAALVEGLRNGTLRPVIAQELPLAQAARSHEAVMEPGHHGKIVLVP
- a CDS encoding glucose 1-dehydrogenase, which gives rise to MGEDVYSTVMSKVALVTGGSRGIGRSIAETLAAAGYAVVVNFASRWRDADATAAAITAGGGTAVALQADVSDAAAVARMFAAVDERFGRLDALVNNAGIGRRVDRLTDIDDETWRRTLAVNLDGAFFCMRAAIPRLQAAGGGRIVNISSGAAHTGGAIGAHYAASKAGMLALTVKAARELAREGIAVNAVLPSVIETEMLDAVAPDAAARARVLAQFPIGRFGRPEEVARVVRFLVAEAPDYLTGEFISLRGGRL
- a CDS encoding GNAT family N-acetyltransferase; the protein is MAQVTIRQLTVVDRGAAVDVINTAARWYRDFLPPDELHESEMTAAQWDDEARRLTWYGGFLDGVLVAVMGLEYARDAALLRHAYILPEHQHHGIGLRLAEHLESVARRDGAALGIRRIIVGTYARNYKARGALEKAGYRLSEDSGAILREYFAIPEDRLRASVTYEKPT
- a CDS encoding pyridoxamine 5'-phosphate oxidase family protein, which encodes MSRRAEIAMSPEELRAFLDQKLTLTCATIGSNGRPHLMPLWYIRQGDVIACWTYGASQKVKNLERLPQATVQVEAGTTYQELRGAMLDCDVEIVRGREAILDIGVALAYRYGQAPAGAAPELVRAGAEKSGAKRVGLRFRPTRIVSWDHRKLGGGY
- a CDS encoding carbohydrate ABC transporter permease; amino-acid sequence: MRSRRGIVTALLVACAILWLLPALWVLVTSLKPTANIIRVPPEWIPWPATLAHYGEVLFSSSRTARIGRAFLNSTIVSLGSVVVVLFASATTAYPLARMRFPGRDVIFALLVGSLMIPNAVLLVPQYILTQRLGWLSTYQGLIVPEAAMTFAFGVFLLRQFFLTLPTELEDAARIDGAGPWRIFTRIILPLSQPVLGALAIFAFRSAWNDFLWPLIAVNKPEMFPLPVALALLRSAYSSESYGPIMAGATLSALPLLIVFLVANRRIVEGVRVSGLKG